A part of Neovison vison isolate M4711 chromosome 6, ASM_NN_V1, whole genome shotgun sequence genomic DNA contains:
- the SLC39A3 gene encoding zinc transporter ZIP3 translates to MTKLLVAKILCMVGVFLFMLLGSLLPVKIIQTDFEKAHRSKKILSLCNTFGGGVFLATCFNALLPAVREKLQKVLSLGHISTDYPLAETIAMLGFFVTVFLEQVILTFRKEKPSFIDLETFNAGSDAGSDSEYESPFMGGARGHALYAEPHAHAHGLSVQELSRSSPLRLLSLVFALSAHSIFEGLALGLQEDGEKVVSLFVGVAIHETLVAVALGISMARSAMVLRDAAKLAVTVSAMIPLGIGIGLGIESARGVPSSVASVLLQGLAGGTFLFVTFFEILAKELEEKSDRLLKVLFLVLGYAVLAGMVFLKW, encoded by the exons ATGACGAAGCTGTTGGTGGCCAAAATCCTCTGCATGGTGGGCGTGTTCTTGTTCatgctgctgggctccctgctccccgtgAAGATCATCCAGACGGATTTTGAGAAGGCCCATCGCTCCAAAAAGATCCTCTCGCTCTGCAACACctttggaggtggggtctttcTGGCCACGTGCTTCAATGCTCTCCTGCCGGCCGTGAGGGAGAAG CTGCAGAAAGTCCTGAGTCTCGGGCACATCAGCACCGACTACCCGCTGGCCGAGACCATCGCGATGCTGGGTTTCTTCGTGACCGTCTTCCTGGAGCAGGTCATCTTGACCTTCCGCAAGGAGAAGCCGTCCTTCATCGACCTGGAGACCTTCAACGCCGGCTCGGACGCGGGCAGTGACTCGGAGTACGAGAGCCCCTTCATGGGCGGCGCGCGGGGCCACGCGCTCTACGCGGAGCCGCACGCGCACGCGCACGGGCTGAGCGTCCAGGAGCTGTCGCGCTCCAGCCCGCTGCGGCTCCTGAGCCTGGTGTTCGCGCTGTCCGCGCACTCCATCTTCGAGGGCCTGGCCCTGGGCCTGCAGGAGGACGGGGAGAAGGTGGTGAGCCTGTTCGTGGGGGTGGCCATCCACGAGACGCTGGTGGCCGTAGCCCTGGGCATCAGCATGGCCAGGAGCGCCATGGTCCTGAGGGACGCGGCCAAGCTGGCCGTCACCGTCAGCGCCATGATCCCCCTGGGCATCGGCATCGGCCTGGGCATCGAGAGTGCCCGGGGGGTGCCCAGCAGCGTGGCCTCGGTGCTGCTGCAGGGCCTGGCGGGCGGCACCTTCCTCTTTGTCACCTTCTTCGAGATCCTGGCCAAGGAGCTGGAGGAGAAGAGCGACCGTCTGCTCAAAGTCCTCTTCCTGGTGCTGGGCTACGCCGTCCTGGCCGGCATGGTCTTCCTCAAGTGGTGA